One Vibrio sp. 16 genomic window carries:
- a CDS encoding phosphatase PAP2 family protein has product MRSIEPIAKLDLAFSLFCLQHRFRLPLSRLSKAVSHTGDGHLYIVLGLLAWWLGGDKGQLFLLAGLLAFAMELPIYWVAKNLFKRRRPQELSELVTSFITPSDRYSLPSGHTAAAFLMASLISYCFPPLGLFALVWAGCIGASRILLGVHFLTDVVLGSILGLVCAQFAIALLV; this is encoded by the coding sequence ATGCGTTCTATTGAGCCCATTGCCAAATTGGATTTGGCATTTTCACTTTTCTGCTTGCAACATCGATTTCGACTACCACTTTCTCGCCTGAGCAAAGCGGTTTCGCACACTGGCGATGGACATCTTTATATTGTACTTGGTCTGCTCGCATGGTGGTTAGGTGGTGATAAAGGGCAGCTGTTTTTGCTCGCGGGTCTATTGGCGTTTGCCATGGAGCTGCCGATTTATTGGGTGGCCAAGAATCTTTTTAAACGTCGCAGACCGCAAGAGTTATCGGAGCTTGTGACCTCATTTATTACCCCTTCTGATCGTTACAGTTTGCCCTCTGGTCATACAGCTGCCGCGTTTCTCATGGCCAGTTTAATTAGTTACTGTTTCCCGCCGCTGGGGCTGTTTGCGCTCGTTTGGGCAGGCTGTATTGGCGCATCAAGAATCTTATTGGGCGTTCATTTTCTGACTGATGTGGTCTTGGGTTCGATACTCGGGCTTGTCTGTGCGCAATTCGCGATTGCTTTGTTGGTGTAG
- a CDS encoding YecA family protein produces the protein MSDSNLPDYLTLASELQSSGIAVNPAELHGLLTGMLSGGLSLTDKSWQPLVFDYTNDGMGWPMHVLKLAESTLDATTQELTGSGMDLDLLLPDEDASASLFDIADGLAEWVNHFISGLGLVGAEIKKAPADIKEALADLEEISKLGIDEDDDMEEQAQLLEQVIEHVKACVLTIHAEFGQKPSENKAPTIH, from the coding sequence ATGAGTGATAGCAATCTTCCAGATTATTTGACATTGGCTAGTGAGCTGCAATCTTCAGGTATCGCGGTCAATCCTGCCGAACTGCATGGTTTGTTAACCGGAATGCTAAGTGGAGGTTTGAGCTTGACCGATAAAAGTTGGCAACCGCTGGTATTTGATTACACCAACGATGGTATGGGCTGGCCAATGCACGTACTGAAATTGGCGGAATCGACTTTAGATGCGACGACACAAGAGTTGACGGGCTCAGGCATGGATTTAGACCTGTTGCTACCAGACGAAGATGCGAGTGCCAGTTTGTTTGATATCGCTGATGGCCTTGCTGAGTGGGTGAACCATTTTATCTCGGGGCTAGGTCTTGTCGGGGCTGAGATCAAAAAAGCGCCCGCGGACATTAAAGAAGCATTAGCTGATCTCGAAGAAATTTCGAAACTAGGTATCGATGAAGATGATGACATGGAAGAGCAAGCTCAATTGCTTGAACAAGTTATCGAGCATGTCAAAGCGTGTGTGCTTACCATTCATGCAGAGTTTGGCCAAAAGCCAAGTGAGAACAAGGCACCAACGATTCACTAA
- the rpiA gene encoding ribose-5-phosphate isomerase RpiA — protein sequence MTQDEMKKEAGWAALKYVEKGSIVGVGTGSTVNHFIDALGTIKEEIKGAVSSSEASTQRLKELEIEVFDCNEVAGLDIYVDGADEINANREMIKGGGAALTREKIVAAISDKFICIVDDTKAVDVLGEFPLPVEVIPMARSYVARELVKLGGDPAYREGCITDNGNVILDVYGMQITNPKELEDKINALPGVVTVGLFAHRGADVVITGTQQGAKIEE from the coding sequence ATGACTCAAGATGAAATGAAAAAAGAAGCAGGTTGGGCCGCACTAAAATATGTCGAAAAAGGCAGCATTGTAGGTGTGGGTACTGGCTCAACGGTCAATCACTTCATCGACGCTCTAGGTACGATCAAAGAAGAGATCAAAGGTGCAGTGTCTAGCTCAGAAGCCTCTACCCAGCGTCTTAAAGAGCTGGAAATCGAAGTTTTCGATTGTAACGAAGTGGCAGGTCTGGATATTTACGTAGACGGTGCTGACGAAATCAACGCAAACCGCGAAATGATTAAAGGCGGCGGTGCAGCCCTAACACGCGAAAAAATCGTGGCGGCAATCTCAGACAAGTTCATCTGTATTGTTGATGACACTAAAGCCGTGGATGTGCTGGGTGAATTTCCACTGCCAGTTGAAGTCATCCCGATGGCTCGCTCGTACGTTGCTCGTGAGCTCGTAAAATTGGGTGGCGATCCTGCTTATCGTGAAGGCTGTATCACTGACAACGGCAACGTGATTTTGGATGTGTACGGTATGCAAATCACTAACCCTAAAGAACTTGAAGACAAGATCAATGCACTTCCAGGTGTGGTAACGGTTGGTCTTTTTGCTCACCGTGGTGCTGATGTTGTCATTACAGGCACCCAACAAGGTGCAAAAATCGAAGAGTAA
- a CDS encoding cell division protein ZapA, protein MSNQAVEVEILGRLTRVNCPSGQEESLIKAAKRLDENLKDMAAKTKITNEVQLLTFVALNICHELESRDSVKAEQQNALTERMELLSASLGDALSKVKPGQQ, encoded by the coding sequence ATGAGTAATCAAGCAGTTGAAGTAGAAATTTTAGGTCGATTAACCCGTGTAAATTGTCCTTCAGGTCAAGAAGAGTCGTTAATTAAAGCGGCGAAACGTCTTGATGAAAACCTGAAAGATATGGCGGCAAAGACTAAAATTACTAATGAAGTGCAATTGCTGACCTTTGTCGCGTTGAACATCTGTCATGAGCTGGAAAGCCGTGATAGTGTTAAAGCAGAGCAACAAAATGCTCTCACTGAGCGTATGGAACTGCTCAGCGCATCACTCGGTGATGCATTAAGTAAAGTAAAGCCAGGACAGCAATAG
- a CDS encoding AMP-dependent synthetase/ligase, giving the protein MANLDFHIVKRIREQIAKGGDRIALKHKVGNMWNGISWKQFGQQVDELSLALLAQGFQVQDKIGIFSNNMPQWTIADFAALQLRGVTVPIYPTNTAAQSAYILQNADVKVLFVGEQPQFDAAVSIFEECEQLELIVAMSESIDIGENEFALHWKQFVAKGDKQESHELEQRLSDANFDDLLTLIYTSGTTGQPKGVMLDYANIGAQLEGHDQRLSLTEDDVSLCFLPLSHVFERAWTFYVLYKGATNCYLQDTMQVRDALSEVRPTVMSAVPRFYEKIFSAIHEKVAKAPFIRKVMFTWAVNMGAKMAVCHQEGRKPSLALKKAYKLADKLVLSKLRALLGGRINFMPCGGAKLDETIGRFFHAIGINVKLGYGMTETTATISCWDDQCFNPDSIGMAMPGAQVKIGENNEILVRGPMVMRGYYKMPEETAKTFDEHGFLKTGDAGHIDENGNLFITDRIKELMKTSNGKYIAPQMVEGTIGKDHFIEQIAVIADTRKFVSALIVPCFDSLEEYAKELNIKYHDRVELIKHHQIVEMLEQRVNDLQKELAKFEQVKKFKLLPKAFSMDDGELTPTQKLRRKVINDKYQDEIEEMYTDKTDNK; this is encoded by the coding sequence ATGGCCAACTTAGATTTTCATATCGTAAAACGAATTCGTGAACAGATTGCCAAAGGCGGTGATCGTATTGCTCTTAAACATAAAGTGGGCAATATGTGGAACGGCATCAGCTGGAAGCAGTTTGGTCAGCAAGTGGATGAACTTTCACTGGCATTATTGGCTCAAGGCTTTCAAGTCCAGGATAAGATAGGGATCTTCTCTAACAATATGCCTCAATGGACGATTGCTGACTTTGCTGCGTTGCAACTGCGCGGAGTCACGGTGCCAATCTACCCCACCAACACAGCTGCGCAGTCCGCTTATATTCTACAAAATGCCGATGTGAAAGTGCTGTTTGTCGGTGAGCAGCCACAATTTGATGCCGCAGTCTCGATATTCGAAGAGTGCGAACAGCTAGAACTGATCGTTGCAATGTCAGAGAGCATCGATATCGGCGAGAATGAGTTTGCTTTGCATTGGAAACAGTTCGTTGCCAAAGGCGATAAACAAGAGAGTCATGAACTCGAGCAGCGTTTGTCCGATGCTAACTTTGATGATCTCCTGACTCTTATCTACACCTCTGGTACCACGGGGCAGCCGAAAGGGGTGATGTTAGATTACGCGAATATTGGTGCTCAGTTGGAAGGCCACGATCAACGCTTGAGTCTAACCGAAGACGATGTGTCACTCTGTTTCTTGCCGCTTTCCCATGTATTTGAGCGTGCTTGGACCTTCTACGTACTTTATAAAGGCGCGACCAACTGCTACCTGCAGGACACGATGCAAGTGCGTGATGCGCTGAGTGAAGTACGTCCTACTGTCATGAGTGCGGTACCACGTTTCTACGAGAAAATCTTCTCAGCTATCCATGAGAAAGTGGCTAAAGCGCCGTTCATCCGTAAAGTGATGTTTACCTGGGCTGTGAACATGGGGGCGAAGATGGCTGTTTGTCACCAAGAAGGACGCAAACCGTCACTCGCACTTAAAAAAGCCTATAAGCTTGCGGACAAGTTGGTGTTGTCTAAGCTGCGAGCTCTGCTTGGTGGTCGTATCAACTTTATGCCATGTGGTGGCGCAAAATTGGATGAGACCATTGGTCGCTTCTTCCATGCGATCGGGATTAACGTCAAGCTCGGCTACGGCATGACGGAAACTACAGCCACAATTTCTTGTTGGGACGATCAGTGTTTTAACCCTGACTCGATTGGTATGGCGATGCCAGGTGCGCAAGTTAAGATCGGAGAGAACAACGAAATCTTAGTTCGTGGTCCGATGGTGATGCGCGGATACTATAAAATGCCAGAAGAGACCGCGAAAACGTTCGATGAGCATGGTTTTCTCAAAACGGGCGATGCGGGGCATATCGATGAGAATGGTAACTTGTTTATTACCGATCGCATCAAAGAGCTGATGAAAACTTCGAACGGCAAATACATTGCACCACAAATGGTTGAAGGAACGATTGGTAAAGACCACTTTATCGAGCAAATTGCCGTCATTGCGGATACGCGCAAATTTGTGTCGGCTCTGATCGTGCCATGTTTTGATTCTTTGGAAGAGTACGCGAAAGAGCTCAACATTAAGTACCATGACCGTGTTGAGTTGATTAAGCATCACCAAATCGTTGAAATGTTAGAGCAGCGCGTTAACGACTTACAGAAAGAGTTAGCTAAGTTTGAGCAGGTGAAAAAGTTTAAACTGCTGCCTAAAGCGTTCTCGATGGATGACGGTGAACTGACTCCGACCCAAAAACTGCGTCGTAAAGTGATTAACGACAAGTATCAAGACGAAATCGAAGAAATGTACACCGATAAAACGGATAACAAGTAA
- the ilvN gene encoding acetolactate synthase small subunit: MRHIISLLMENQPGALSRVVGLFSQRGYNIESLTVSPTDDETLSRLNITTISDEMKLEQIQKQLNKLIDVLKVQEVSELEHIERELMMVKVKASGFARAEVKRTADIFRGQIVDVTSSQYTVQLAGTSEKLDAFIQAISEVTEVIEVARSGVVGIARGERALKA; this comes from the coding sequence ATGAGACACATTATTTCGCTTTTAATGGAAAACCAACCTGGTGCACTGTCTCGCGTTGTTGGCTTGTTCTCTCAACGTGGATACAACATCGAATCTCTGACCGTATCGCCAACAGATGATGAAACACTGTCGCGCCTAAACATCACGACCATTTCTGATGAAATGAAGCTTGAGCAGATTCAAAAACAGCTAAACAAGCTGATCGATGTGCTTAAAGTTCAAGAAGTGTCTGAGTTAGAGCACATTGAGCGTGAACTGATGATGGTGAAGGTGAAAGCGAGTGGTTTTGCCCGTGCTGAAGTAAAACGTACTGCTGATATCTTCCGTGGCCAGATCGTTGATGTGACTTCATCTCAGTATACGGTTCAGCTTGCCGGAACAAGTGAAAAACTTGATGCGTTTATCCAAGCGATTTCTGAAGTGACGGAAGTCATCGAAGTGGCACGAAGTGGTGTGGTTGGGATTGCTCGTGGTGAACGAGCTTTAAAAGCCTAA
- a CDS encoding MJ1255/VC2487 family glycosyltransferase, with protein MKILYGVQGTGNGHIARARAMCHALKQRGIDVDFLFSGRKKDKFFSMEEFGDYRVARGLTFVTHNGKVSYVRTALKNSALAFCREVEQLDLSNYDLVLNDFEPVSAWAAKRQNKTVISISHQNAFRHSVPLKGASWLDKTIIEHFAPATHHIGLHWYHFEQPILPPIVHTQSVPVSCEEYVLVYLPFESLSDISDLLLRFSSQTFICYHPEVLEAEQLENIQLLPLSLTGFQHHLHRCSGVMANGGFELPSEALTLGKKLLLKPLIGQFEQLSNVATLEDLGMATCMENLDASTVRQWLDEDPAESVNYPDVAAAIVDWILKGEWDNQTELTSNLWDQVDFPSYVTNV; from the coding sequence ATGAAGATACTTTATGGTGTACAAGGAACGGGGAACGGACATATCGCGCGGGCAAGGGCCATGTGTCATGCTCTCAAGCAACGTGGCATCGATGTCGACTTCCTATTCTCTGGGCGTAAAAAAGATAAGTTTTTTTCGATGGAGGAGTTCGGGGATTATCGAGTTGCACGCGGGCTAACCTTTGTGACTCACAACGGCAAGGTGAGTTATGTTAGAACGGCACTAAAGAACAGTGCGTTGGCTTTTTGCCGAGAAGTCGAACAGCTTGATCTGTCTAACTACGATTTAGTTTTGAATGACTTCGAACCCGTGTCGGCTTGGGCTGCAAAAAGACAAAATAAAACAGTGATTAGCATCAGTCACCAGAATGCGTTTCGTCACTCAGTACCATTAAAGGGAGCCAGTTGGCTCGATAAAACGATCATTGAACACTTTGCCCCAGCCACCCATCACATTGGTTTGCATTGGTATCATTTTGAACAACCCATTCTACCACCCATTGTTCATACTCAATCGGTGCCTGTTAGCTGCGAGGAGTATGTCCTCGTATACCTGCCTTTTGAGAGTTTGAGTGATATTTCTGATCTACTGCTGCGCTTTTCTAGCCAGACCTTCATTTGTTATCACCCAGAAGTACTCGAGGCAGAGCAGCTGGAGAACATCCAACTTCTGCCCCTTAGCTTAACGGGGTTCCAGCACCACTTGCATCGCTGCTCTGGCGTTATGGCGAATGGCGGTTTTGAGTTGCCTTCAGAGGCGCTTACCTTAGGTAAGAAACTGTTGTTGAAGCCGCTGATTGGTCAGTTTGAGCAGCTAAGCAATGTGGCGACACTGGAAGATTTAGGCATGGCGACCTGCATGGAAAATCTCGATGCTTCAACGGTTCGCCAGTGGTTGGATGAAGATCCGGCAGAGAGTGTTAACTACCCAGATGTAGCGGCGGCGATTGTCGACTGGATATTGAAGGGAGAGTGGGACAACCAGACGGAGTTGACGTCAAATCTATGGGACCAAGTTGATTTTCCCAGTTATGTCACCAATGTGTAA
- the serA gene encoding phosphoglycerate dehydrogenase, which produces MAKVSLEKEKIKILLLEGLHPSSVEVLQAAGYSNIEYHKGSLPEEELLEAVKDAHFIGIRSRTNLSQEVINAAEKLVAIGCFCIGTNQVDLAAAAERGIPVFNAPFSNTRSVAELVLGQILLLLRGIPEKNALAHRGIWKKSADNSNEARGKRLGIIGYGHIGTQLGIIAENLGMRVYFYDIENKLSLGNATQVHTMSELLNKCDVISLHVPETPETKNMMGSEEFARMKPGSIFINAARGTVVDIEALCHSLEAGHLSGAAIDVFPVEPKTNADPFESPLQKFDNVILTPHVGGSTQEAQENIGVEVAGKLAKYSDNGSTLSSVNFPEVSLPEHRDCSRLLHIHKNRPGILTQINTIFAEEGINIAGQYLQTAADIGYVVIDVEAGRSEEALAKLKNIEGTIRARILH; this is translated from the coding sequence ATGGCCAAAGTTTCACTGGAAAAAGAAAAAATAAAGATCCTACTTCTAGAAGGTCTACACCCATCTTCGGTAGAAGTTTTGCAAGCTGCGGGATACTCAAACATTGAATATCACAAAGGTTCACTTCCAGAAGAAGAACTGCTTGAAGCGGTTAAAGACGCGCATTTCATTGGTATTCGCTCCCGTACAAATCTTTCTCAAGAAGTGATCAATGCGGCGGAAAAACTGGTCGCGATTGGCTGTTTCTGTATCGGTACCAACCAAGTAGATTTAGCGGCGGCAGCAGAGCGCGGTATTCCAGTGTTCAACGCACCGTTTTCTAATACTCGTAGTGTTGCTGAGCTCGTGCTTGGCCAAATTCTGTTACTACTGCGCGGTATCCCCGAGAAAAACGCCCTTGCCCACCGCGGTATTTGGAAGAAGAGCGCAGACAACTCGAACGAAGCACGCGGTAAACGCTTGGGTATTATTGGCTACGGTCATATCGGTACTCAGCTCGGTATTATTGCTGAAAACTTGGGCATGCGCGTTTATTTCTACGACATAGAGAACAAGCTCTCACTAGGTAATGCCACGCAAGTCCATACCATGAGTGAATTGCTGAATAAGTGTGATGTTATCTCACTGCATGTTCCAGAAACGCCTGAAACGAAAAACATGATGGGTTCGGAAGAGTTCGCACGCATGAAGCCTGGTTCTATCTTCATCAATGCGGCACGCGGCACTGTAGTAGATATCGAAGCCCTGTGTCATTCATTGGAAGCAGGTCATCTATCAGGCGCGGCTATCGATGTATTCCCTGTAGAACCTAAAACCAACGCAGACCCATTTGAATCACCACTGCAGAAGTTTGACAATGTCATCCTAACGCCTCACGTTGGTGGTTCAACGCAAGAAGCGCAAGAGAATATCGGTGTGGAAGTTGCTGGCAAGCTAGCGAAGTACTCAGATAATGGCTCTACGCTATCTAGCGTTAACTTCCCTGAAGTATCACTGCCTGAACACCGCGACTGTTCTCGTCTATTGCACATTCACAAGAACCGCCCAGGTATCTTGACTCAAATTAACACCATCTTCGCGGAAGAAGGGATTAACATTGCGGGTCAGTATCTACAAACCGCAGCGGATATTGGTTACGTTGTGATCGATGTAGAGGCCGGGCGTTCAGAAGAAGCGCTGGCGAAACTGAAAAACATCGAAGGGACAATTCGCGCTCGAATCCTTCACTAA
- a CDS encoding acetolactate synthase 3 large subunit: MAAMLSGAEMVVQSLIEEGVEQIFGYPGGSVLDIYDALHAKDDQIKHVLVRHEQAATHMADGYARATGNPGVVLVCSGPGATNTITGIATAYMDSIPMIVISGNVPNNLIGNDAFQECDIVGVSRPVVKHSFLVKKAEDIPETVKKAFYIATTGRPGPVVIDLPKDVMNPQIKLPYEYPESISMRSYKPTTTGHKGQIKKGLKALLEAKKPVLYVGGGAVISEADAHLLKLAEALNLPVVSTLMGLGAFPGTHKNSLGMLGMHGAYEANMAMHNADLIFGVGVRFDDRTTNNLEKYCPNAKVMHIDIDPSSISKNVKADLPIVGSAEKVLESMVKLMEEQGAVNDADALQSWWSDIELWRERKSLAYETSPERIKPQQVIETLHKLTNGDAYVASDVGQHQMFAALYYPFNKPRRWINSGGLGTMGFGLPAGMGVKFAKPDEEVVVVTGDGSIQMNIQELSTAMQYDIPVKIINLNNRFLGMVKQWQDIIYQGRHSNSYMSSVPDFAAIAEAYGHVGIRIETPDQLEEGLQKALDMKDRLVFVDINVDETEHVYPMQIKGEGMDKMWLSKTERT, translated from the coding sequence ATGGCAGCAATGTTGTCCGGTGCAGAGATGGTAGTGCAATCTCTGATCGAAGAAGGTGTAGAGCAAATCTTCGGTTACCCTGGCGGTTCCGTTCTTGATATCTACGATGCGCTTCATGCGAAAGACGACCAAATCAAACATGTTCTGGTTCGTCATGAACAAGCCGCTACGCACATGGCCGATGGTTATGCGCGCGCAACAGGCAATCCGGGTGTTGTCCTTGTCTGTTCCGGTCCTGGTGCTACCAATACCATTACAGGTATTGCGACAGCGTATATGGACTCCATCCCAATGATCGTTATTTCAGGTAACGTACCGAATAATCTTATCGGTAACGATGCGTTCCAAGAGTGCGACATCGTCGGTGTTTCTCGTCCTGTCGTTAAGCACAGCTTTTTAGTCAAAAAAGCCGAAGACATCCCTGAAACAGTTAAAAAAGCCTTCTACATTGCAACGACGGGTCGCCCTGGCCCAGTGGTCATTGATTTGCCGAAAGACGTCATGAATCCACAAATCAAATTGCCATACGAATACCCAGAAAGCATCTCTATGCGTTCGTACAAGCCAACGACCACTGGTCACAAAGGCCAAATCAAGAAAGGTTTAAAAGCGCTACTCGAAGCGAAAAAACCAGTACTTTATGTCGGTGGTGGTGCGGTGATCTCAGAAGCAGATGCCCACTTACTGAAGTTAGCCGAAGCACTCAACTTACCCGTTGTGAGTACCTTGATGGGATTAGGGGCGTTTCCGGGGACGCATAAGAACTCGTTAGGAATGCTGGGTATGCATGGTGCCTACGAGGCAAACATGGCGATGCATAACGCCGATCTTATTTTTGGTGTTGGGGTACGTTTTGATGATCGTACGACCAACAACTTAGAAAAATACTGCCCGAACGCAAAGGTTATGCATATTGATATCGATCCTTCCTCGATTTCAAAGAACGTCAAAGCGGATCTCCCTATTGTTGGTTCAGCAGAAAAAGTGCTTGAGAGCATGGTCAAGCTGATGGAAGAGCAAGGCGCGGTCAATGACGCAGATGCACTGCAAAGCTGGTGGAGTGATATCGAACTTTGGCGAGAGCGTAAGAGTTTGGCGTATGAAACATCACCAGAGCGCATCAAACCACAACAAGTGATTGAGACGCTACACAAACTGACCAATGGTGACGCGTATGTTGCTTCGGATGTTGGTCAGCACCAAATGTTCGCAGCCCTTTACTACCCGTTTAACAAACCACGCCGTTGGATCAACTCTGGCGGCTTAGGCACGATGGGCTTTGGTCTTCCTGCCGGCATGGGCGTGAAGTTTGCCAAGCCAGATGAAGAAGTGGTGGTGGTTACCGGCGATGGCAGTATCCAAATGAACATTCAGGAACTATCGACCGCAATGCAGTACGATATTCCAGTTAAAATCATCAACTTGAACAACCGTTTCCTTGGTATGGTGAAACAATGGCAAGATATTATCTACCAAGGTCGTCACTCTAACTCTTACATGAGTTCAGTTCCGGATTTCGCCGCGATCGCAGAAGCGTACGGTCATGTGGGTATTCGTATTGAAACCCCAGATCAGCTTGAAGAAGGCTTGCAAAAAGCGCTCGATATGAAAGATCGTTTGGTGTTTGTTGATATCAATGTCGATGAAACGGAGCATGTGTACCCGATGCAAATTAAAGGTGAGGGTATGGATAAGATGTGGCTAAGCAAAACGGAGAGAACATAA
- a CDS encoding 5-formyltetrahydrofolate cyclo-ligase — translation MTLSRQDFRQHIRTKRNQLSSDVQYIAGLDLVTQFSTIPEVKRAQHIALYLSADGEIETSPLIEWLWSQGKRTYLPVIHPFSKGHLLFLHYDASTPMVLNRYAIAEPKLDQTRILPAAQLDLICTPLVAFDNTGHRLGMGGGYYDRTLEPWFKSKTGPKPIGLAHDCQQVEQLPVESWDVPLPKIVTPSQIWDWE, via the coding sequence ATGACACTTTCTCGCCAAGATTTTCGCCAACACATTCGCACCAAACGTAACCAACTGAGCAGCGACGTTCAATATATCGCAGGGCTTGACCTCGTCACCCAGTTCTCAACAATCCCAGAAGTAAAACGCGCTCAACATATTGCTCTGTATCTCAGTGCAGACGGAGAAATCGAGACCTCGCCATTAATTGAGTGGCTATGGAGCCAAGGCAAGAGAACCTATTTGCCGGTTATTCATCCTTTTTCGAAAGGCCACCTGCTGTTTCTTCATTATGATGCCTCGACCCCCATGGTGTTGAACCGCTACGCCATCGCCGAGCCCAAACTCGATCAAACGCGCATTCTTCCCGCCGCTCAATTGGATCTTATCTGTACCCCCTTGGTGGCGTTCGACAATACTGGTCACAGATTAGGTATGGGCGGTGGTTACTACGATCGCACCTTGGAGCCTTGGTTTAAGTCAAAAACAGGCCCTAAGCCCATCGGCCTTGCTCACGATTGTCAACAAGTGGAACAGCTACCAGTTGAAAGTTGGGATGTGCCTCTACCCAAAATAGTGACACCAAGCCAGATCTGGGATTGGGAATGA
- the leuO gene encoding transcriptional regulator LeuO, which translates to MFDKKESMSAIASYRMESTLRGVDLNLLTVFDAVMQEQNITRAAHNLGMSQPAVSNAVARLKVMFNDELFMRQGRGIQPTQRARQLFGPVRQALQLIRNELPSSIFSPETSTRLFKLAICSPCDMRFAPKIMSTIHDQAPNVQLHLDAEFDRHLAERMRYQEIDFVIDYARFDDQGFSSTEIFQDELVVVAAKSHPRIQAEVTAEELRVERHAKLSRVHGQRSFSEQAYREMDVQAYYEGTSLSNVLYVVGQSELVTIAPRWMVENAANKEQLQILDFPFENAKISGFLSWHESSEKDKGHIWLRDQLMIICGEVVALD; encoded by the coding sequence ATGTTTGATAAAAAAGAGTCTATGAGTGCTATTGCTAGCTACCGCATGGAAAGTACGCTGCGTGGAGTAGATTTAAACCTTCTCACTGTTTTTGACGCGGTAATGCAAGAGCAAAACATTACTCGCGCTGCCCACAATCTTGGCATGTCACAACCGGCTGTAAGTAATGCCGTTGCGAGATTAAAAGTGATGTTCAATGACGAGCTGTTTATGCGCCAAGGTCGTGGTATTCAACCAACGCAACGCGCTCGCCAATTGTTCGGTCCAGTGCGTCAAGCATTACAGTTGATTCGTAACGAACTGCCAAGCTCAATTTTTTCACCAGAAACTTCAACTCGTCTATTTAAGCTGGCGATTTGCAGCCCTTGTGACATGCGTTTTGCACCGAAGATTATGTCGACGATTCACGATCAAGCGCCAAACGTACAGCTTCATCTTGATGCCGAGTTTGACCGTCACCTCGCTGAGCGCATGCGCTACCAAGAAATAGATTTCGTGATCGATTATGCACGTTTTGATGATCAAGGTTTCTCTAGCACTGAGATTTTCCAAGATGAACTAGTGGTTGTTGCTGCTAAATCTCACCCACGCATTCAAGCGGAGGTAACGGCTGAGGAGTTGCGTGTCGAGCGTCATGCCAAACTGTCTCGTGTTCACGGTCAACGTAGCTTCTCTGAGCAAGCCTACCGCGAAATGGATGTGCAAGCGTATTACGAGGGCACCAGCTTGAGCAATGTACTGTATGTGGTTGGTCAATCCGAGCTAGTGACTATCGCACCACGTTGGATGGTAGAAAACGCGGCAAACAAAGAGCAGCTGCAAATCCTCGATTTCCCATTTGAAAATGCGAAGATCAGTGGTTTCTTGAGTTGGCATGAGTCTAGCGAAAAAGACAAAGGTCATATCTGGTTACGTGACCAGTTGATGATAATTTGTGGTGAAGTCGTCGCACTCGACTAG